Proteins from one Lacrimispora sphenoides genomic window:
- a CDS encoding YicC/YloC family endoribonuclease, which translates to MIKSMTGFGRCETVTDEYKISVEMKAVNHRYLDLSIKMPKKFNFFEAGIRNLLKNYIQRGKVDVFITYEDYTENKLCLKYNSALAAEYMDYFAKMEAQFGIQNDIKVSTLARCPEVLIMEEVPEDENQMWKLLSETIEEAAKHFVETRVTEGENLKNDLLGKLKFMTELVEFIEERSPGILLEYRAKLEDKVKELLASASVDEGRIAAEVTIFADKICVDEETVRLRSHIENTCAELNAGGSVGRKLDFIAQEMNREANTILSKANDLEISDKAIALKTEIEKVREQIQNIE; encoded by the coding sequence ATGATCAAAAGCATGACAGGTTTTGGCAGATGCGAAACTGTCACGGATGAATATAAGATTTCCGTAGAAATGAAAGCTGTAAATCACAGATATCTGGATTTAAGCATAAAGATGCCGAAAAAGTTTAATTTCTTTGAAGCAGGGATCAGGAATCTATTAAAGAATTATATCCAGCGCGGAAAGGTTGATGTTTTTATCACCTATGAGGATTACACAGAGAATAAACTGTGCTTGAAGTATAACAGTGCGCTGGCTGCTGAATATATGGATTATTTCGCAAAGATGGAGGCACAATTCGGAATTCAGAACGACATCAAGGTATCGACCCTGGCCAGGTGCCCTGAGGTCCTTATCATGGAAGAGGTGCCGGAGGATGAGAATCAGATGTGGAAGCTTCTTTCAGAAACCATAGAGGAAGCTGCAAAACATTTTGTGGAAACCAGAGTGACAGAGGGAGAAAACCTAAAGAACGATCTCCTTGGAAAGCTTAAGTTTATGACTGAGCTTGTGGAATTTATAGAAGAACGGTCCCCTGGGATTCTATTAGAATACAGGGCAAAACTTGAGGACAAGGTGAAGGAATTGCTGGCAAGCGCTTCCGTAGATGAGGGAAGAATTGCAGCGGAAGTTACGATATTTGCCGATAAAATCTGTGTGGATGAAGAAACCGTACGGCTCAGAAGCCACATTGAAAATACTTGTGCAGAGCTTAATGCAGGCGGAAGTGTGGGAAGAAAACTGGATTTCATCGCTCAGGAGATGAACCGGGAGGCGAATACCATACTTTCCAAAGCTAATGACCTGGAAATTTCCGATAAGGCTATCGCTCTGAAGACCGAGATTGAAAAGGTTAGGGAACAGATCCAGAATATTGAGTAG
- a CDS encoding DUF2953 domain-containing protein, with protein sequence MLHIILFILKILGLLVLIVLGLVLAVALLILLVPVRYQAEGSYDGKVRGKARITWLLHILSVSAQYEEDLIVRVRILGFRIGKPKKMDSELKEAEDIMVQAMEIMEPEPIREALEVKDEIHDRVKEGPKNLPPPKEELRSPTPPKEEPKKKKGFRVMGVFEKLKKKVLRAFTKLKFFFLRICDTLRTIKDKKDEIYAWISNKENQKTGKLLFRQVKRLVRHILPRRGKGNITFGFDDPYLTGQVLTYASVIYPLCHKHLNLYPVFDQTVFTVEGTFRGRIRMGTVLLIGSRMLLDRNFRRLLKGWLHKGGIA encoded by the coding sequence ATGCTTCATATAATATTGTTTATACTTAAAATTTTAGGGCTGCTGGTGCTTATCGTATTAGGGCTCGTCCTCGCTGTTGCACTGCTAATCCTTCTGGTCCCGGTACGGTACCAGGCAGAGGGATCCTATGACGGAAAGGTTAGGGGGAAAGCCAGGATTACCTGGCTGCTACATATCCTTTCCGTATCAGCTCAGTACGAGGAAGACTTAATCGTGAGGGTCCGGATTTTGGGATTCCGCATAGGAAAACCCAAAAAGATGGATTCAGAGCTTAAGGAAGCGGAAGATATTATGGTTCAGGCCATGGAAATAATGGAACCGGAACCCATAAGAGAAGCACTGGAAGTGAAAGATGAAATTCATGACAGGGTCAAGGAAGGACCAAAGAACCTGCCGCCTCCAAAGGAGGAGTTAAGAAGTCCGACGCCTCCAAAGGAAGAACCAAAAAAGAAAAAAGGATTCCGGGTCATGGGAGTGTTTGAAAAGCTAAAGAAGAAGGTTCTTAGGGCTTTTACAAAACTTAAGTTTTTTTTCCTGCGGATCTGTGATACACTGAGAACAATAAAAGACAAAAAAGATGAGATTTATGCCTGGATTTCCAATAAGGAGAACCAGAAGACAGGAAAGCTGCTTTTTAGACAGGTAAAAAGATTGGTCCGCCATATCCTTCCCCGCCGGGGAAAGGGAAATATAACCTTTGGCTTTGATGATCCGTATCTGACCGGTCAGGTGCTCACCTATGCAAGCGTTATTTATCCGCTTTGCCATAAGCATTTGAACCTGTATCCGGTTTTTGACCAGACTGTGTTTACGGTGGAAGGAACGTTTCGCGGCAGGATCCGTATGGGAACGGTTCTTCTCATTGGATCGCGGATGCTGTTGGATAGAAATTTCAGGCGTTTGTTAAAAGGATGGCTTCATAAAGGAGGAATTGCTTAA
- the rpoZ gene encoding DNA-directed RNA polymerase subunit omega codes for MLHPSYSDLINVVNSEVEPGEAPVVQSRYSIVIAAAKRARQIIGGSEPEVLGAGKKPLSVAVEELYEGKVKILSEADATEEDDN; via the coding sequence ATGTTACATCCATCTTATTCAGATTTGATTAATGTAGTAAACAGCGAGGTAGAGCCAGGAGAGGCTCCTGTTGTACAGAGCCGTTATTCTATCGTAATTGCCGCAGCCAAGAGAGCAAGGCAGATTATCGGCGGCTCCGAGCCGGAGGTTTTGGGAGCTGGTAAGAAACCGCTTTCTGTTGCCGTAGAAGAACTGTATGAGGGCAAAGTGAAGATTTTAAGCGAAGCGGATGCAACAGAAGAAGACGATAATTAG
- a CDS encoding Rqc2 family fibronectin-binding protein: MALDGIVMANLAAEMKDRLEGGKIAKIAQPEKDELLFTIKNQKNTWRLLISASASLPLIYFTEANKQSPMTAPNFCMLLRKHIGNGRIIRVSQPGLERILCMEVEHFDELGDKRTKKLIIEIMGKHSNIIFCNEEDLILDSIKHISAQVSSVREVLPGRTYFIPQTMEKKDPLTITEEEFIDVIGQTAAPIQKALYMKLTGLSPIMGHELCNLASIDGDRSANGMTELELIHLYHMFSFIMDDVKHGHFTPNIIYKKEEPVEFSALPLTCYQGEGYVSQCFDSISTLLENYYASKNTITRIRQKSVDLRKIVQIALERNYKKYDLQAKQLKDTDKRDKYKVYGELINTYGYELTGGEKQLVCLNYYTNEEITIPMDDQLSAKENAQKYFDKYNKLKRTFEAVTDQIAETKQEIDHLESVSTALDIALMEEDLVQIKEELMEYGYIKHRRSGDKKPKITSRPFHYLSSDGFHIYVGKNNYQNEELTFKGASGNDWWFHAKGIPGSHVIVKSEGKELPDRAFEEAGALAAYYSKGRENDKVEVDYVQKKQIKKVAGAAPGFVIYHTNYSMVAEPKILLEECK; this comes from the coding sequence ATGGCATTAGACGGAATTGTTATGGCAAATCTCGCAGCAGAGATGAAAGACCGGCTGGAAGGCGGAAAAATTGCAAAAATTGCCCAGCCGGAAAAGGATGAACTGCTGTTTACTATTAAAAACCAGAAAAACACATGGAGACTCCTGATTTCGGCCAGTGCCAGTCTCCCTCTGATCTATTTTACAGAGGCAAACAAGCAAAGCCCCATGACCGCCCCAAATTTTTGTATGCTTTTAAGAAAGCACATCGGAAACGGGCGAATCATACGGGTGAGCCAGCCGGGACTGGAACGGATCTTATGTATGGAAGTGGAGCACTTTGATGAATTAGGTGATAAAAGAACCAAAAAACTGATCATTGAAATCATGGGAAAGCACAGCAATATCATTTTTTGCAATGAAGAGGATCTGATTTTAGACAGCATAAAGCACATCTCCGCCCAGGTCAGCTCCGTACGAGAGGTTTTGCCGGGAAGAACCTATTTCATCCCACAGACCATGGAGAAAAAAGATCCTCTGACTATCACTGAAGAAGAATTCATTGATGTAATCGGCCAGACAGCCGCACCAATACAAAAAGCGCTGTATATGAAACTGACCGGTCTAAGCCCTATTATGGGCCATGAGCTTTGCAATCTGGCCTCCATTGACGGGGACCGCTCTGCCAATGGAATGACGGAGCTGGAACTGATCCATCTGTATCACATGTTTTCCTTTATCATGGATGATGTAAAACATGGACATTTCACTCCAAACATTATATATAAAAAGGAAGAACCTGTGGAATTCTCCGCCCTTCCCTTAACCTGTTATCAGGGGGAAGGCTATGTTTCCCAATGCTTTGATTCCATCAGCACGCTTTTGGAAAACTATTATGCCTCAAAAAATACCATCACCAGAATCCGGCAAAAATCCGTAGACTTACGAAAAATCGTTCAGATCGCTCTGGAACGAAATTATAAAAAATATGACCTTCAGGCCAAGCAGCTGAAGGATACGGACAAACGGGACAAGTATAAGGTTTACGGAGAGCTTATCAATACCTATGGATATGAATTAACCGGAGGTGAAAAGCAGCTGGTCTGCCTTAATTATTACACCAACGAGGAAATTACCATTCCTATGGATGATCAGTTATCTGCAAAGGAAAATGCTCAGAAATATTTCGATAAATATAATAAATTAAAACGCACCTTCGAAGCTGTAACAGATCAGATTGCGGAAACCAAACAGGAAATCGACCATCTGGAATCTGTTAGTACTGCTTTGGACATCGCCCTAATGGAGGAAGATCTTGTACAGATCAAAGAAGAATTGATGGAGTACGGATACATTAAGCACCGTCGCTCCGGCGATAAAAAGCCTAAGATAACAAGCAGGCCCTTCCACTACCTTTCTTCTGACGGATTCCATATTTATGTGGGGAAGAATAATTACCAGAATGAGGAACTGACTTTTAAAGGAGCGAGCGGCAATGACTGGTGGTTCCATGCTAAAGGAATCCCAGGCTCCCATGTAATCGTAAAATCCGAAGGAAAAGAGCTTCCCGACCGGGCATTTGAAGAAGCCGGAGCTTTAGCTGCCTACTATTCCAAGGGTCGTGAAAACGATAAGGTGGAAGTGGATTATGTGCAGAAAAAGCAGATTAAAAAAGTAGCCGGAGCGGCGCCTGGCTTTGTTATCTACCATACCAATTATTCCATGGTCGCTGAACCAAAGATACTTTTGGAAGAATGTAAGTAA
- a CDS encoding accessory gene regulator B family protein, whose product MSISRIAVGFCDLLNKISPKSQEENKVIQYGMELLLDNIIKLIVILLIGIVLGKGLETLVVLSTFCGLRLQAGGIHAKTGLGCGFSMLLVWAISILGDIFFDIKTSFLPYIYTISVFIILCCAPRTINIEHFSSQDKLKKKLYSIVVLTFIMAIAFFNPPLRALLVFPVTLEVLTLLPKNK is encoded by the coding sequence ATGAGTATTTCTAGAATTGCTGTTGGTTTTTGTGACTTGCTGAACAAAATAAGTCCCAAAAGTCAAGAAGAGAATAAAGTAATTCAATATGGAATGGAATTGTTGCTGGACAATATTATTAAGCTTATAGTCATTTTGCTTATTGGAATTGTCTTAGGAAAGGGGCTTGAGACCCTTGTGGTATTGTCTACATTTTGTGGCTTAAGATTACAGGCTGGAGGCATTCATGCTAAAACTGGTCTGGGTTGCGGATTTAGTATGTTGTTGGTCTGGGCAATATCTATTTTAGGAGATATCTTCTTTGATATAAAAACCTCTTTTTTACCGTATATTTATACTATTTCAGTTTTTATTATTCTTTGCTGTGCTCCACGGACAATAAATATTGAGCACTTTAGTTCGCAAGATAAATTAAAAAAGAAATTATATTCCATTGTTGTTTTGACCTTCATTATGGCGATTGCGTTTTTTAATCCGCCACTTAGGGCTTTACTTGTATTTCCGGTTACTTTGGAAGTTTTAACACTACTTCCTAAAAATAAATAA
- the gmk gene encoding guanylate kinase: MNENGILVVVSGFSGAGKGTLMKELLKRYDNYALSISATTRNPREGEADGREYFFVTEERFKDMIQKEELIEYAQYVNHYYGTPKEYVLNQMKMGKDVILEIEIQGALKVKKHFPAAILIFVMPPNAEELKRRLIGRGTENMDVINARLRRAAEEAEGMEGYDYILINDKIDTCVEEMHRMIQVQHNRASNNMAFLSHIREELKNI, from the coding sequence ATGAATGAGAATGGCATATTGGTAGTCGTATCCGGATTTTCAGGGGCAGGCAAAGGTACCTTGATGAAAGAGCTTCTGAAACGGTATGATAATTATGCGTTGTCCATATCCGCTACCACCAGAAATCCCAGAGAGGGAGAAGCAGACGGCAGGGAATATTTCTTTGTGACGGAAGAACGTTTTAAGGATATGATACAAAAGGAAGAATTGATCGAATATGCCCAGTACGTCAACCATTACTATGGTACACCCAAGGAATACGTTTTAAACCAGATGAAAATGGGGAAGGATGTAATCCTGGAAATTGAAATTCAGGGGGCGCTAAAGGTAAAGAAACATTTCCCTGCTGCGATTTTGATTTTTGTCATGCCACCCAACGCAGAGGAATTAAAACGCCGTCTCATAGGCCGCGGTACGGAAAACATGGATGTGATCAATGCCAGACTCCGCCGGGCGGCTGAGGAAGCAGAAGGCATGGAGGGCTATGATTATATCCTCATTAACGATAAGATAGACACTTGTGTGGAAGAGATGCACCGCATGATTCAGGTACAGCATAACCGTGCTTCCAATAATATGGCATTTTTATCCCATATCCGGGAAGAATTAAAGAATATATAG
- a CDS encoding competence/damage-inducible protein A has translation MVVELISVGTELLLGNIVNTNTQYLAEKCALLGLSMYHQVTVGDNRERLSEAFETALKRSDVVILTGGLGPTEDDLTKEVCAEVMGFSLMEDSHTKERIKEYFKNSIYKEIPDNNWKQALVPQGAAVLDNHNGTAPGLILEKDGKAVILLPGPPNELKPLFRDQVFPYLQKLQPEVIRSQMIKICGHGESQVENKLLDLIDGQSNPTIATYAKTAEVHLRVTAKASSEEEAKSLLKPVVKEIKNRFGNDVYTTKEEETLEMAVVRLLKKYELTVTTAESCTGGLIAGRLVNVPGASEVFREGFITYSNKAKRKHLDVSKGTLKKYGAVSEQTAKEMAIGGVFAADSDVCIAVTGIAGPDSDGEKPVGLVYMACYMKDKVSVEEYHFKGNREKIREQSVVKALDLLRRSILKNYHS, from the coding sequence ATGGTTGTTGAACTGATTTCAGTTGGAACGGAACTTCTTCTTGGAAATATTGTAAATACCAATACTCAGTATCTGGCGGAGAAATGTGCTCTTTTGGGACTTTCCATGTATCATCAGGTTACGGTTGGTGATAACAGGGAACGTCTGTCAGAGGCATTTGAGACTGCCCTAAAGCGTTCAGATGTTGTCATCCTGACCGGAGGCCTTGGACCTACGGAGGATGATCTGACAAAGGAAGTCTGCGCAGAGGTCATGGGATTCTCTTTGATGGAAGATAGCCATACAAAGGAGAGAATTAAAGAGTATTTTAAAAACAGCATTTATAAAGAGATTCCAGATAATAACTGGAAGCAGGCGCTGGTTCCTCAGGGAGCGGCTGTACTTGACAACCATAACGGTACTGCTCCCGGACTGATTTTGGAAAAGGATGGAAAGGCAGTAATCCTGCTGCCCGGACCTCCAAATGAGTTAAAGCCCCTGTTCCGCGATCAGGTATTCCCTTACCTTCAGAAGCTCCAGCCTGAAGTGATCCGTTCTCAAATGATCAAGATCTGCGGACATGGAGAGAGCCAGGTAGAGAATAAGCTACTTGACCTCATTGACGGACAGTCCAACCCAACCATTGCTACCTATGCGAAGACGGCTGAGGTGCATTTAAGAGTCACGGCAAAGGCATCAAGTGAAGAGGAAGCCAAAAGCCTTTTGAAACCGGTGGTAAAAGAGATTAAAAACCGTTTTGGGAATGATGTGTATACCACAAAAGAGGAAGAAACCCTTGAAATGGCAGTCGTCCGTCTCCTGAAAAAATATGAGCTGACGGTGACTACAGCGGAATCCTGCACCGGAGGACTGATTGCAGGACGTCTGGTGAACGTACCGGGGGCTTCCGAAGTGTTTCGGGAAGGCTTTATCACCTATTCCAACAAGGCGAAGAGAAAACATCTTGATGTAAGCAAAGGCACCTTGAAGAAATACGGTGCAGTCAGCGAACAGACTGCCAAAGAAATGGCGATTGGTGGTGTTTTCGCAGCTGATTCGGATGTATGCATCGCAGTGACAGGAATCGCTGGACCGGATTCTGATGGGGAAAAACCGGTAGGACTTGTTTATATGGCCTGTTATATGAAGGATAAGGTTTCAGTGGAAGAATATCATTTTAAGGGAAACCGGGAGAAGATCAGGGAACAGTCTGTAGTAAAGGCACTAGACCTGCTGCGCCGTTCCATTCTTAAGAATTATCATTCATAA
- a CDS encoding exodeoxyribonuclease V subunit alpha yields MMRKMAVEELQKMLVKVSLNSVGKSIPAGIYERKIPEAVLKMRNENTK; encoded by the coding sequence ATGATGAGAAAGATGGCAGTAGAGGAATTACAGAAAATGTTGGTAAAGGTATCCCTCAATTCTGTGGGAAAGAGTATTCCAGCTGGAATTTATGAAAGAAAAATTCCAGAAGCAGTTTTAAAGATGCGCAACGAGAATACTAAGTAG
- the rimO gene encoding 30S ribosomal protein S12 methylthiotransferase RimO has protein sequence MKLLCVSLGCDKNLVDTEMMLGLLNKDGYTFTDDEYEADVIVINTCCFIGDAKEESVNTILELAQRKIDGKCKALIVTGCLAQRYKQEIIDEIPEVDGILGTSTYDEISHVLAEALGGKEHVQRFHELDEIPEVETDRILTTGGHYAFLKIAEGCDKHCTYCIIPSLRGNYRSVPMERLVKEAERLAERGVKELILVAQETTLYGVDLYGEKSLPKLLKSLCRISGIQWIRIQYCYPEEITDELIQTIKEEEKICKYLDLPIQHASDRILKRMGRKTTKAQLREIVEKLRREIPDIALRTTLISGFPGETPKDHEELMEFVDEMEFQRLGVFAYSAEEDTPAAEFPDQVLQESKEERRDAIMELQQEISFDFSKSMIGKTLEVMIEGKVADENAYVGRTFMDGPGVDGMIFVQTAEELMSGDFARVRVTGAMEYDLIGELEDEFTE, from the coding sequence ATGAAGTTATTATGTGTTTCATTGGGCTGTGACAAGAATCTTGTGGATACAGAGATGATGCTGGGCCTTCTGAATAAAGACGGATATACCTTTACGGATGATGAGTATGAGGCGGATGTGATTGTGATCAATACTTGTTGCTTCATCGGTGATGCAAAAGAGGAAAGCGTGAATACCATACTGGAGTTGGCCCAGAGAAAGATTGACGGCAAATGCAAGGCTTTGATCGTAACCGGCTGCCTGGCCCAGCGGTATAAACAGGAGATCATAGACGAGATTCCGGAAGTGGATGGAATTTTAGGTACTTCCACCTATGACGAGATCTCTCACGTTCTGGCGGAAGCTTTGGGCGGAAAAGAACACGTTCAGCGTTTTCACGAACTGGACGAGATTCCGGAAGTGGAAACAGACCGGATTCTTACAACAGGGGGTCATTATGCCTTTTTAAAGATTGCGGAAGGCTGTGACAAGCATTGTACTTACTGTATTATTCCGTCTCTGCGTGGAAATTACCGCAGTGTTCCCATGGAACGTCTGGTAAAGGAAGCTGAAAGGCTGGCTGAGAGGGGGGTGAAAGAGCTTATTTTAGTTGCTCAGGAGACGACTCTGTATGGCGTGGATCTATATGGTGAGAAGTCACTTCCAAAGCTTCTTAAAAGCCTGTGCCGCATATCCGGGATTCAGTGGATCCGGATCCAGTACTGTTATCCGGAAGAAATCACGGATGAGCTGATCCAGACCATAAAGGAAGAAGAGAAGATATGTAAATACCTTGATCTGCCCATTCAGCATGCCAGCGACCGGATCTTAAAACGTATGGGCCGCAAGACTACAAAGGCCCAGCTTCGGGAAATCGTAGAAAAACTTCGGAGAGAAATTCCGGATATTGCTCTTAGGACCACATTGATCTCGGGATTCCCAGGGGAAACCCCGAAAGATCACGAAGAACTGATGGAGTTCGTGGATGAGATGGAATTCCAGCGTTTGGGAGTGTTTGCATATTCGGCAGAAGAAGATACACCTGCTGCGGAATTTCCGGATCAGGTTTTGCAGGAGTCAAAGGAAGAACGCCGTGATGCCATCATGGAGCTTCAGCAGGAGATCTCCTTTGATTTTTCTAAATCCATGATCGGGAAAACTCTGGAGGTCATGATAGAAGGCAAGGTGGCGGATGAAAACGCTTATGTAGGACGTACCTTTATGGATGGTCCTGGTGTGGATGGAATGATTTTTGTTCAGACAGCCGAAGAACTGATGTCAGGTGATTTTGCAAGAGTCCGCGTGACTGGGGCTATGGAATATGATTTGATAGGAGAGTTGGAGGATGAATTTACCGAATAA
- the pgsA gene encoding CDP-diacylglycerol--glycerol-3-phosphate 3-phosphatidyltransferase — protein MNLPNKLTILRVIMIPFFVLFLLLDGGANASYRYIAAVIFIVASFTDFLDGNIARKYNLVTNFGKFMDPLADKLLVCAGLICFTALGQLSAWIVIVIISREFIISGFRLVASDNGVVIAASYWGKFKTVSQMIMSVLLILNIPALSILTTVFVWVATILTLVSLVDYIAKNYRVLMEGSM, from the coding sequence ATGAATTTACCGAATAAGCTTACGATTTTAAGAGTTATTATGATTCCGTTTTTTGTTCTGTTTCTGCTGCTTGACGGAGGTGCAAATGCGTCATACCGTTATATTGCGGCGGTCATATTCATTGTGGCCAGCTTTACGGATTTTCTTGATGGAAATATCGCAAGAAAGTATAACCTGGTGACTAATTTTGGCAAGTTTATGGACCCTCTGGCGGATAAGCTGCTGGTCTGCGCAGGACTTATCTGCTTTACGGCCCTGGGCCAGCTTTCTGCCTGGATTGTTATCGTGATTATTAGCCGTGAATTTATTATCAGTGGTTTCCGTCTGGTAGCTTCTGATAATGGCGTGGTGATCGCGGCAAGCTATTGGGGAAAGTTTAAAACAGTGTCCCAGATGATTATGTCGGTTCTACTTATCCTGAATATTCCGGCATTGTCCATCCTCACAACAGTGTTTGTCTGGGTCGCCACTATCCTTACCTTGGTTTCACTAGTTGATTATATAGCAAAAAATTACCGCGTTCTTATGGAAGGGAGTATGTGA
- a CDS encoding Asp23/Gls24 family envelope stress response protein has protein sequence MKGYINNRLGEIQVSPDVIAMYAGTTAVECFGIVGMAAVSMKDGLVKLLKREGLTHGINVNIQDNHITIDFHVIVAYGVSISAVADNLIENVKYKVEEFTGMTVDKINIFVEGVRVID, from the coding sequence ATGAAGGGTTATATTAATAATAGACTGGGCGAAATCCAGGTAAGCCCTGATGTTATCGCTATGTATGCCGGAACGACCGCAGTGGAATGCTTCGGTATCGTCGGTATGGCGGCTGTCAGCATGAAAGACGGACTTGTTAAACTTTTAAAACGGGAAGGCCTGACTCACGGAATCAATGTGAACATCCAGGACAACCATATCACCATCGATTTCCATGTAATTGTAGCCTATGGGGTCAGCATTTCTGCGGTGGCGGATAACTTGATTGAAAATGTAAAATACAAAGTAGAAGAATTCACAGGTATGACAGTAGATAAGATTAACATCTTTGTCGAAGGCGTAAGAGTGATTGATTAA
- the rpmB gene encoding 50S ribosomal protein L28 — MAKCAICEKAAHFGNAVSHSHRRSNKMWKANVKSVKVKVNGGANKKMYVCTSCLRSGLVERA; from the coding sequence ATGGCTAAATGTGCAATTTGTGAAAAAGCTGCTCACTTTGGCAACGCAGTGAGCCATTCCCATAGAAGATCCAATAAGATGTGGAAAGCAAATGTGAAGTCCGTTAAAGTTAAAGTTAATGGCGGCGCTAATAAGAAGATGTACGTATGTACTTCCTGCTTAAGATCCGGATTAGTTGAAAGAGCTTAA
- a CDS encoding GerW family sporulation protein, with translation MAENNFTSTVESLFKGMDSFVATKTVVGDAVKVDDTIILPLVDVTCGMAAGSFAGDTKHNGAGGMHAKMSPSAVLIIQNGVTKLVNIKQQDAVTKILDMVPDFVNKFAGGTKEVSPEALKVAEEMAASEEKQKAEE, from the coding sequence GTGGCAGAGAATAATTTTACATCTACGGTAGAGTCGCTGTTTAAGGGAATGGATTCTTTTGTGGCGACAAAAACTGTGGTAGGAGATGCGGTAAAGGTGGATGATACGATCATTCTGCCTTTGGTGGATGTGACCTGCGGCATGGCCGCCGGATCCTTTGCGGGAGATACAAAGCATAACGGGGCAGGAGGCATGCATGCAAAGATGAGCCCCAGTGCGGTGTTAATCATTCAGAATGGAGTAACAAAGCTGGTTAACATCAAACAGCAGGATGCTGTAACGAAAATTCTGGATATGGTACCGGATTTTGTCAATAAATTTGCCGGTGGAACAAAAGAGGTTTCCCCGGAAGCATTAAAGGTGGCGGAGGAGATGGCTGCTTCTGAAGAGAAACAAAAAGCGGAAGAATAA